A part of Scophthalmus maximus strain ysfricsl-2021 chromosome 20, ASM2237912v1, whole genome shotgun sequence genomic DNA contains:
- the gfi1b gene encoding zinc finger protein Gfi-1b, producing MPRSFLVKNKRCSSFNVHRAYDDEPKSPICAAEVPPEVQRTEPGDRPQPEGPLASPDRSPFVKEEAELTSPLPVHPEPTRPPAAPAQPYFLAEPHMAEFPPYYKPTYGWEPVPSSYELRQVTFSPKVLQHASSLYGRHISRSPQLQQPLDCSSHYSPTSNTYHCITCDKVFSTPHGLEVHVRRSHSGTRPFGCSICRKTFGHAVSLEQHMNVHSQEKSFECKMCGKTFKRSSTLSTHLLIHSDTRPYPCQYCGKRFHQKSDMKKHTYIHTGEKPHKCQVCGKAFSQSSNLITHSRKHTGFKPFGCDVCSKGFQRKVDLRRHHESQHGAEPEMSTRP from the exons ATGCCCCGGTCATTtctggtgaaaaacaaaaggtgctCGTCCTTCAACGTCCACCGAGCTTACGACGACGAGCCGAAGTCCCCGATATGTGCAG CAGAGGTCCCGCCTGAAGTCCAGAGGACCGAGCCTGGAGACAGACCCCAGCCCGAGGGGCCGTTGGCCTCCCCGGACCGCTCCCCGTTCgtgaaggaggaggcagagctcACGAGTCCCCTGCCCGTCCACCCGGAGCCGACCAGGCCTCCGGCGGCTCCCGCACAGCCGTACTTCCTCGCCG AGCCCCACATGGCGGAGTTCCCTCCGTACTACAAGCCCACGTACGGCTGGGAGCCGGTGCCGTCCTCCTACGAGCTCCGCCAGGTGACGTTCAGCCCCAAGGTGCTGCAGCACGCCAGCAGTCTGTACGGCCGCCACATCAGCCGCAgtccgcagctgcagcagcccctGGACTGCAGCTCGCACTACTCCCCCACCTCCAACACCTACCACTGCATCACCTGTGACAAG GTGTTCTCAACGCCGCACGGACTGGAGGTGCACGTCCGGAGGTCGCACAGCGGAACGAGGCCGTTCGGCTGCAGCATCTGCAGGAAGACCTTCGGCCACGCCGTCAGTCTGGAGCAGCACATGAACGTCCACTCTCAG GAGAAAAGCTTCGAGTGCAAGATGTGCGGGAAGACATTCAAGCGCTCGTCCACGCTCTCCACGCATCTGCTCATCCACTCGGACACGCGGCCGTACCCCTGCCAGTACTGCGGCAAGAGGTTCCACCAGAAGTCGGACATGAAGAAACACACGTACATTCACACTG GTGAAAAGCCCCACAAGTGCCAAGTGTGCGGCAAAGCCTTCAGCCAGAGCTCCAACCTGATCACCCACAGCAGGAAGCACACGGGCTTCAAGCCGTTCGGCTGCGACGTCTGCTCCAAGGGCTTCCAGCGCAAGGTGGACCTGCGGCGGCACCACGAGAGCCAGCACGGCGCCGAGCCCGAGATGAGCACGAGACCCTGA